Proteins from one Juglans microcarpa x Juglans regia isolate MS1-56 chromosome 6S, Jm3101_v1.0, whole genome shotgun sequence genomic window:
- the LOC121237818 gene encoding pentatricopeptide repeat-containing protein At1g74630, with protein sequence MNSTEELCHSVLHHCNTVKNLKQIQALMCKAGLDTDRLVAGKLLLRCAVSISDALDYACRLLFQFPCPDVFMYNAIIRGLAESDTPQSSILSFVEMRRRSIGPPDSFSFAFILKAASNYGSLRAGIQLHCQTVRHGLDTHLFVGTTLVSLYAECGRLHSAKKVFEEISAPNVVTWNALLTACFRCSDVKGAEETFGRMPIRNLTSWNTMLAGYAKAGELKLAKMAFLEMPMKDDVSWSTMISGFAQNGCFYEALGFFRQLQRLGIRANEVSLTAVLSMCALAGAVEFGKILHGFMEKAGFLWIISVNNALMDTYSKCGSVGMARLIFERMPTNKSIVSWTTMIAGLAMHGHGEEAIQIFNDMEASGIMPDGISFISILYACSHAGLIKEGCKYFSTMIEIYGVEPAIEHYGCMVDLYGRAGKLQMAYDFVCKMPISPTAIIWRTLLGACSIHGNVELAEKVKERLYELEPNNSGDRVLLSNIYAVAGKWKDVAAVRRSMSDQMIRKTPGWSVIEVDKIMYTFVAGEKGDKITEAAYEKLKEIMSKLRVEGGYVPEVRTVFHDIEEEDKEDSVSRHSEKLAVAFGMAKLFEGSIIRIVKNLRVCRDCHRVMKLISRIYRLEIVVRDRSRFHSFKDGSCSCGDYW encoded by the coding sequence ATGAACAGCACAGAAGAGCTCTGCCATTCTGTGTTACACCACTGCAATACCGTCAAAAACTTGAAGCAAATCCAGGCCTTAATGTGCAAGGCCGGCCTCGATACCGATCGGTTAGTCGCTGGGAAGCTCCTCCTCCGCTGTGCCGTTTCAATTTCCGACGCTCTTGACTACGCTTGCCGTCTTCTCTTTCAGTTCCCGTGTCCTGATGTTTTCATGTACAACGCTATCATCCGAGGGCTCGCCGAATCCGATACACCTCAGAGTTCTATCCTTTCGTTCGTCGAAATGCGTCGAAGATCGATAGGCCCACCTGATAGCTTCTCTTTCGCGTTCATACTTAAAGCGGCATCTAATTACGGGTCTTTACGAGCAGGGATTCAGTTGCATTGTCAAACTGTAAGGCATGGACTTGACACCCATCTCTTTGTTGGGACGACTCTTGTGAGTTTGTACGCGGAATGTGGACGTCTGCATTCTGCAAAGAAGGTGTTTGAGGAAATAAGTGCACCAAATGTTGTCACATGGAATGCGCTACTTACTGCGTGTTTTAGATGCTCGGATGTAAAGGGTGCGGAGGAAACGTTTGGTAGGATGCCGATCAGAAATTTGACCTCGTGGAATACAATGCTCGCGGGGTATGCCAAAGCGGGGGAGCTTAAGCTGGCTAAAATGGCGTTCCTTGAAATGCCTATGAAAGACGATGTTTCTTGGAGTACTATGATTTCTGGGTTTGCTCAGAACGGTTGCTTCTATGAGGCTTTGGGATTTTTCAGGCAGCTGCAACGTCTTGGAATAAGAGCAAATGAGGTGAGCTTGACAGCGGTTCTATCTATGTGCGCCCTGGCTGGGGCGGTTGAGTTTGGGAAGATATTGCATGGTTTTATGGAGAAAGCTGGATTCCTCTGGATCATTTCAGTGAATAACGCACTCATGGACACATATTCTAAGTGTGGTAGCGTAGGCATGGCTCGATTAATCTTTGAGAGAATGCCAACAAATAAAAGCATTGTTTCTTGGACAACAATGATAGCAGGACTTGCAATGCATGGTCATGGAGAAGAAGCAATACAGATTTTCAATGATATGGAAGCGTCTGGGATTATGCCCGACGGTATCTCcttcatttctattttatatgcTTGTAGTCATGCTGGATTGATAAAAGAAGGATGTAAATACTTTTCGACCATGATAGAGATATATGGTGTAGAACCAGCCATTGAACATTACGGTTGTATGGTTGATCTATACGGTCGAGCTGGTAAGTTGCAAATGGCATATGATTTTGTTTGTAAAATGCCAATTTCACCCACTGCTATTATATGGCGGACTCTTCTCGGGGCTTGTAGCATTCATGGTAATGTCGAGTTGGCGGAGAAAGTGAAGGAAAGGCTTTATGAACTTGAACCCAACAATTCTGGTGACCGTGTTCTTTTGTCCAATATTTATGCCGTAGCAGGAAAATGGAAAGATGTTGCAGCAGTGAGAAGATCAATGTCTGACCAGATGATCAGGAAAACTCCCGGTTGGAGTGTGATTGAAGTTGACAAGATTATGTATACATTTGTGGCAGGTGAAAAAGGGGATAAAATTACAGAGGCGGCTTATGAGAAGTTAAAGGAGATAATGTCAAAGCTTCGGGTTGAAGGAGGTTATGTTCCAGAGGTTAGGACTGTTTTCCATGacatagaagaagaagacaaggaAGATTCTGTGTCTAGACACAGTGAGAAGCTTGCTGTAGCTTTTGGGATGGCAAAACTTTTTGAGGGAAGCATTATAAGAATAGTGAAGAATTTGAGGGTGTGCAGGGACTGCCACAGAGTGATGAAACTGATTTCTAGAATATATAGATTAGAGATTGTGGTTAGAGACAGAAGTCGCTTCCACTCTTTCAAAGATGGCTCTTGTTCATGCGGAGACTACTGGTAA